TTTCCCACATCAGCCGCCCGGCATCGATCGTACCGAGGAGAAGCAGGCCGAGAATCGGGAGCACGAGGGCGAATTCGGCGGCGCTCGCCGCTCGTTCGCAGGCAAGGATGGCGCGGGCGCGGCGGATCATATGCCCACCACCGGCGCCTGGTTCGACGCCGTGACGCTCAGCCCGTCGAAGTCGAGACCGATCAGCCGAGCGAGCGGCGAATAGGGCACCGTCGCCGAGACAGTGACATAGGGAACATCGTCCCGCGCGGTGTAAACACCCGCAAATGGCCGCTCCCCGGTCGTCGCGTCGGCGCTGTTATCCGCGCACTGGATGGTGACCGTGATCGTGTCGTTGCTGGTCCAGTAGCGGAGCAGGGGCTGGTCGCCGTCCGCCACCGCTGGCGTGCCGAAGCGGACCTGGTTCTTGATCGCCTCCTCGTCGGCGGCCGTGCCATCGCAGGGCATGCTGCCGAAATTCTGCCGCGCCGCATATCGCGCGCCGTCGCGGACGGCCTTCACCACGACATGCTCGTCGAGGAAGAAATTGCCGGTCTCGAGCGCCCCGAACATTAGGATCAGAAGCAGCGGCGTGACCATCGCGGTCTCGGCGGCGGCAGTGCCGCGCTCTTCGCTCGCAAGGCGGCGGATCAACCCCATCACCGCACCAGATACGGCATGTCGCGCCGCACCACTTGCGCGGCAGCGCCGCCCGGATCGACCGTTCCGATGACTTCCAGATAGATCTCGTTGCCGCCGTCCCCATTTCCGCGTCCGGGAGGCGCCACGCCTGGTTCGACGAGGAACATGTTGACCCATTTGCCGATCTTTACCGGCGTGGAGGCACCTTTGAGGGCGGAACAATTACTTCCGACCGCGACCTGCACCACACGGCGGTCACGGGAAGGATCGGGCACGGTGGCGTTGCACTGGGGCGTCCCGAACTGGCGGTCGGTCCCGCTCGTGTCACCGGGAATGAAGTTGTTGTCTATCTCCCAGCGATAGGTCTCGTACCGGGTCATCGTCGACGCGTTCGCCGGGATCCGGGACGCATGATATTTGTTGAAATAGTCGCCGCGCGCCCACTTGCCGTCACCAAAGCGCGGGTTCGTGCCGGGACAAGCCGAGTTGTAGCTCGTGTAGTGGCAGTTGTCGCGCGGCAGCCCCATGGCGTCGATCACGTTGTTCGCGTCGATCCGCGTCATCGCCGTATCGCCGGCCAGCTTGGCCCGCGGCGAGAAACGATTGGCCGCGGTGCCGATGAGGTGCCAGCCTTCATTATTGAGATTGGTGGTATGGTTCGCCTTGAATCCGCACTGCTTGGCGCCGCTCGACCGAACCAGGTCCTTGGTGACGTTTTGTGCCGGTGGGCAGGCCGAGCCGAGGCATGGCGCCAGGGTCACGCCGGCGCCGCTGCTGATGTCGTAGATGTCGAAGCGGGTGTTGATCGCCGTGATCGCCGGGGTCGGGGAACCCGTGCTGACGCTTTGACTGCCCTCGATCTGCTGGCACTGGAATACCGGATTCTCGAATGCCAGCCCCTTTTGCGTCGAGCCGGCATCCTGCGGGCCGATGTAGCCAAAATTACCCGGCGACCAGTTGTTGCCCGTCTGCGAGACGGCCCGGATACCGGCGCCGCGGATCGCGTCCCAGTCGATCGCCGCGCCGGTCGGGGGGCAGATCATCAAGGGCGGCACCTTGCACAGCGCCGTGCCGAGACCCGCCCGGGCCTTGGCCGGAAGGTCGCCGGACGTGATCGCCCCGACGATCGGCGTCAGCGCGAAATTGGCGCGCCGCGCGCCCACGACAATTTCGACGAACCGCGCTTCCGCGACCGTTTCGGCCGGCGTGGTCGCAGCCTTGTCGGCGAAGAAGCGGATGCTTGAAGCCGTGTCGTCGGTGATGCCCGAACCATCGGCGTCGCAGACTCCCGTTTCGGCGATCGTCACCGGCAGGCCCCCGCCGTCATTGGCGAGGCGGGTCTCGTTCTGAATGACTTCGCGGGCCGCGGCGACGGCCCGGCCGCACGCGCCGGCTTCACCGTCGAGCTGGCTCGCGGCAGCCAGCGCGGCCTGATCGGCGGCGCTCTGAAGTTCGGTGTCGAGGGTCGCCATGCGGGCATAGTCGAAGGCGATACCTCCGGCCGCGATCAAACCGACAAGCGACAGCGCGACGATCGGAGCAACCGCTCCCGTTTCCTCTCCCGCCAGCCATCGGCACTTACCGAGCACGACTCAAAACTCCCCTTAGTTGACCCCGCCGCCGCCACCACCACCACCGCTTCCGCTCACTGCCTGCGAGGTGCTGACCCGTTGGACGTCCTTCACCTTGTCGGTGCGGTAGCGCTTCGCGGCCGCGGCGGCCTTGTCGGCATCGCTCCCCGGCTGGCGCGCGTCGGCGGCGTAGACGGGATCCGGATTGATCGTCTGCACCGCCTTGTTCCAGGCGACAGCCTCGCCGAACTGGCGATCGACCGAGCCGGTGCGCGCATCGACCGTATTGCAGCCGGCAAGGCCGGCCGTCGCGACGATGAGGATCAGGCGGTGCTTAGAGGACATGGCCATAATCCTTTTCAAAGCCGGTCGGCTTGGCCGCGGCAGTGGATGGGGCCCCGCCCGCTGCAGGCGGCGGCGTTGATGGGCTCGTCACTCCGAGTTCGGGCGCGGCGCCGACGCCGGTGTCGGTTCGCCCGAGGAGGAAGAGGTCGGCTTCGTTCGGGGTGCGCACCCGGTCGGTCGGGACCTTGAGCTGGTCGGGCCGCACCGGCCGGACGAGCCGCGGGGTGACGATGATCACCAGCTCGGTCTCCTCGCGCTGGAAGCCGGTCGAGCGGAACAGCGTTCCGATGATCGGCAGCGAGCCGAGCAGCGGCACCTGCCGGATGGTATCCTGGAAGTCGCGGCGAAGCAGGCCCGCCATGGCGAAGCTCTCGCCGTCGCGCATCTCGACCACGGTCTTGGCGCGGCGGGTCTGGAGGCCCGGCACGCGAAGCCCGTTGATGATCACCGAGGCGGTCGGATCGATCGAGCTGACCTCGGGCTCGACGACGAGGTTGATGACCCCGTCGGCCAGCACGGTCGGGGTGAAGGCGAGGCTGACGCCGAATGGCTTGAACTGGACGGTGATCGCCTGGCTGCCGCCGCCGTTGTTCGTCCCCCCGCCATTGCCCTGGACGGTGGGGATCGGGAACTCGCCGCCCGCGAGGAAGCTCGCCGTCTCGCCCGACAGCGCGATCAGGGTCGGCTCGGCGAGCGTGGTGATCGCGCCCTTGCGCTCGAGCGCGTCGAGCGTGAGGTTGAAGTTGCTTCCGAACGCCCGAAACGTCCGCGAGATGATGCCGAAGCTGTCGGTGATCGCGCCGAGCGTCGGCGGGCCCGATCCGACCAGCCCCGCGCCGCCGCCGATCGCGCCAGTCAGCTTGCCCGCGTCCGAGCCGACGAAGGTGCCGACGCCGATCTGCTTCAAGGCCGAGCGCTTCACCTCGGAGAAGCGGACCTCGAGCATGACCTGCTGCGAGGAGCCGACCGAGAGGAGATTGACGACCTTGCCCGGCGCATAGGTTTCGGCGAGCTGGACCGCGCGGTCCGCCATCGGCCCGCTCGGCACCATGCCTTCGAGCACCACCGCATCGTTCGAAAGTCGCGCCCCCATCTGGCCCGCCGGGAAAAGCTCGGCGAGCTGGCGGCGCAGGCCGAGGACATCGGGCCCGACCGCCACGTCCATCACCGCGATCAGCGTGTTGTTGCGATCGTAAAGGGTGAGGCTGGTGGTGCCCGCCTTCTTGCCCAGCACGTAGAGGCTGCTGCTGGTCAGCGGCAGGACGTCGGCAATCTCGGGATTGCCGATCAGCGCCTTGGCGAACGGCCGGTCCGACCGAAGCACCTGGCTCTTCGCTACCGGCACGACGAGCTCGCCGGCATGCACCCCTTGCGCCTGCGTCAGGGTCGCCACCTGGGCGGCGGCCGAGACCGGCGCGAGCACCAGCGCGGCCATGCTGCCCAAGGCAGCGAGGAT
This genomic window from Sphingomonas rosea contains:
- a CDS encoding pilus assembly protein TadG-related protein, encoding MLGKCRWLAGEETGAVAPIVALSLVGLIAAGGIAFDYARMATLDTELQSAADQAALAAASQLDGEAGACGRAVAAAREVIQNETRLANDGGGLPVTIAETGVCDADGSGITDDTASSIRFFADKAATTPAETVAEARFVEIVVGARRANFALTPIVGAITSGDLPAKARAGLGTALCKVPPLMICPPTGAAIDWDAIRGAGIRAVSQTGNNWSPGNFGYIGPQDAGSTQKGLAFENPVFQCQQIEGSQSVSTGSPTPAITAINTRFDIYDISSGAGVTLAPCLGSACPPAQNVTKDLVRSSGAKQCGFKANHTTNLNNEGWHLIGTAANRFSPRAKLAGDTAMTRIDANNVIDAMGLPRDNCHYTSYNSACPGTNPRFGDGKWARGDYFNKYHASRIPANASTMTRYETYRWEIDNNFIPGDTSGTDRQFGTPQCNATVPDPSRDRRVVQVAVGSNCSALKGASTPVKIGKWVNMFLVEPGVAPPGRGNGDGGNEIYLEVIGTVDPGGAAAQVVRRDMPYLVR
- a CDS encoding type II and III secretion system protein family protein yields the protein MVSRSILAALGSMAALVLAPVSAAAQVATLTQAQGVHAGELVVPVAKSQVLRSDRPFAKALIGNPEIADVLPLTSSSLYVLGKKAGTTSLTLYDRNNTLIAVMDVAVGPDVLGLRRQLAELFPAGQMGARLSNDAVVLEGMVPSGPMADRAVQLAETYAPGKVVNLLSVGSSQQVMLEVRFSEVKRSALKQIGVGTFVGSDAGKLTGAIGGGAGLVGSGPPTLGAITDSFGIISRTFRAFGSNFNLTLDALERKGAITTLAEPTLIALSGETASFLAGGEFPIPTVQGNGGGTNNGGGSQAITVQFKPFGVSLAFTPTVLADGVINLVVEPEVSSIDPTASVIINGLRVPGLQTRRAKTVVEMRDGESFAMAGLLRRDFQDTIRQVPLLGSLPIIGTLFRSTGFQREETELVIIVTPRLVRPVRPDQLKVPTDRVRTPNEADLFLLGRTDTGVGAAPELGVTSPSTPPPAAGGAPSTAAAKPTGFEKDYGHVL
- a CDS encoding TadE/TadG family type IV pilus assembly protein — translated: MGLIRRLASEERGTAAAETAMVTPLLLILMFGALETGNFFLDEHVVVKAVRDGARYAARQNFGSMPCDGTAADEEAIKNQVRFGTPAVADGDQPLLRYWTSNDTITVTIQCADNSADATTGERPFAGVYTARDDVPYVTVSATVPYSPLARLIGLDFDGLSVTASNQAPVVGI